Proteins encoded in a region of the Rutidosis leptorrhynchoides isolate AG116_Rl617_1_P2 chromosome 9, CSIRO_AGI_Rlap_v1, whole genome shotgun sequence genome:
- the LOC139868102 gene encoding secreted RxLR effector protein 161-like, whose protein sequence is MGEADIILDPSEKLMPNQGKAVSQLEYYQVIGCLMYAMTCTRPDIAFAVGKLSRYTSNPSTHHWQAIRRVLKYLKKTMDYSLSYSGFPSVIEGYSDASWITNVEDHSSTTGWVFLLGGGAISWASKKQTCITNSTMESEFVALAAAGKEAEWLRNLIHEIPMWPKPIAPMSIHCDSAATLAKAYSQMYNGKSRHLGVRHSMIRELIMNGVISIEFVRTPQNLADHLTKGLARDLVNKSAKGMGLKST, encoded by the exons atgggggaggctgacatTATCCTTG atccaagtgagaagcttatgcctaaccaaggtaaagctgtatcacaacttgagtattatcaggtgattggctgtttgatgtatgCCATGAcatgtacaaggcccgatattgcttttgctgtgggaaaactgagtagatatactagtaatcctagtactcatcactggcaagcaattaggcgggtactaaagtatttaaagaaaactatggactatagtttatcttatagtGGATTTCCTTCTGttatagaaggatattctgatgcgagttggataaccaatgtTGAAGACCATTCTTCAACAACTGGTTGGGTATTCTTGCTTGGTGGAGGTGCCATCTCATGGGCTTCCAAGAAGCAAActtgtattaccaactcaacgatggaatctgagtttgttgctttagctgctgctggtaaagaggcagaatggcttagaaacttgattcATGAGATACCAAtgtggcctaaacctatagcacctaTGTCTATCCACTGTGATAGTGCTGCTACATtagcaaaggcttatagccagatgtacaatgggaAGTCTAGACACTtgggtgtcagacatagcatgattcgtgaactcatcatgaatggggtgatttctatagagTTTGTGAGGACACCACAGAacttagctgatcacttgacgaagggattagCTAGAGACTTGGTTAATAAGTCTGCTAaagggatgggtttaaagtccacataa